Proteins encoded by one window of Candidatus Binatus sp.:
- a CDS encoding Kelch repeat-containing protein: MAGLRDRPLIRDALLAGGVIAGSCIAVLIAVDRGQAPRPHFASIVSAPIHSDGDDSTSRLGTSGAATKLRRASPAAGAASQQIGSALASPKKKSSDMTLVVMVPDLPPRENPGAPPPGVWSDQGAAAPVTGAGSQAAGLIAMSSVGGASMPLTSPTGGSSAGLPGASGGGSNPSVVSNPGGGHPSARQPDVDRSHSGFVLLAGGQGNGQFALSSAELFDPASNAFAATSPMKDARADHTATVLPGGKILVAGGVGPSGHSLSSAELYDPASGTFSAAASKMNTARAAHTATLISGCNCPADGKVLIAGGTAAANGSTLRSAELYDPATGKFTATGAMKATRARHSGTLLASGPLAGNVLIAGGTSDESGGDVATAELYDPVAGQFTSTGRMITPRETHSATWLSPSVVAGTLAGSVLIAGGGDVSAPSDSAEVFNPQTATFSPVGAMTTARTLQAAVLLANGRVLIAGGQGSETEFLLSAELFDPAHATFSATGPMNNVHAGATATVLDSGNALIAGGRSNWADLYNTAAGTFSPTGRMVTDVAESTSTLIR, from the coding sequence ATGGCTGGCTTGAGAGACCGACCGCTGATCCGCGATGCGCTGCTTGCCGGCGGAGTGATCGCCGGGAGTTGCATTGCCGTGTTGATCGCAGTCGATCGCGGCCAGGCCCCTCGTCCTCATTTCGCTTCCATTGTGTCGGCGCCGATACACTCCGACGGCGACGATTCGACATCGAGATTGGGAACATCCGGCGCGGCAACCAAGCTGCGGCGCGCATCTCCGGCCGCGGGTGCGGCGTCGCAACAGATCGGATCCGCGCTGGCTTCACCGAAAAAGAAATCCAGCGACATGACGCTGGTCGTGATGGTTCCGGATTTACCACCGCGCGAAAATCCTGGCGCCCCGCCGCCAGGCGTGTGGAGTGATCAGGGCGCTGCGGCTCCTGTCACCGGCGCCGGCTCGCAAGCTGCGGGCCTGATTGCGATGAGCTCGGTCGGCGGCGCGTCGATGCCCCTGACTTCGCCGACGGGTGGATCGTCGGCCGGTTTGCCCGGCGCCTCGGGCGGCGGGTCCAATCCTTCGGTTGTCTCAAACCCGGGCGGCGGCCATCCCTCGGCCAGACAACCCGATGTGGACCGGTCGCATTCCGGTTTCGTACTGCTGGCGGGCGGGCAGGGTAACGGGCAATTCGCACTCTCGAGCGCGGAGCTTTTCGATCCGGCCAGCAACGCGTTCGCAGCCACGTCACCGATGAAGGACGCGCGCGCGGATCACACCGCGACAGTGTTGCCCGGCGGCAAAATATTGGTCGCGGGCGGCGTAGGCCCCTCGGGCCACTCGCTGTCGTCGGCTGAATTGTACGACCCGGCCAGTGGAACATTTTCGGCGGCTGCGTCGAAGATGAACACCGCGCGCGCCGCGCATACGGCAACGCTGATTTCCGGATGCAACTGCCCGGCGGATGGCAAAGTGCTGATCGCGGGAGGCACCGCCGCCGCAAACGGATCCACTCTCAGGAGCGCGGAACTGTACGATCCTGCCACCGGCAAGTTCACCGCGACCGGCGCGATGAAGGCGACGCGCGCCCGCCATTCGGGCACGCTGCTCGCCAGCGGTCCGCTGGCGGGAAACGTGCTGATCGCAGGCGGCACCAGCGATGAGAGCGGCGGCGACGTCGCCACGGCTGAACTCTATGACCCGGTCGCTGGGCAGTTCACATCGACCGGCAGGATGATTACGCCGCGCGAGACTCACAGCGCCACCTGGCTTTCCCCGAGTGTCGTCGCGGGTACGCTCGCCGGCAGCGTGCTTATCGCGGGCGGCGGCGACGTGAGCGCGCCGAGCGACAGCGCGGAAGTTTTCAATCCTCAGACGGCGACCTTCTCACCGGTAGGCGCGATGACCACCGCGCGCACGCTTCAAGCCGCGGTATTGCTGGCCAACGGCCGGGTGCTGATCGCAGGCGGTCAGGGCAGCGAAACGGAATTTCTGCTGAGCGCCGAGCTTTTCGATCCCGCGCACGCTACTTTTTCCGCCACCGGCCCGATGAACAACGTCCACGCCGGCGCGACCGCAACCGTGCTCGACAGCGGCAACGCGCTGATCGCCGGGGGCAGGTCAAACTGGGCCGACCTCTACAACACCGCGGCCGGAACCTTCTCACCGACGGGCAGGATGGTGACCGACGTCGCCGAATCGACTTCGACGCTAATCAGATAG
- the waaF gene encoding lipopolysaccharide heptosyltransferase II, with amino-acid sequence MESENIRRHEPLDSRAPAQSAPALMLEPAPGRILVKEVNWLGDLVMSTPALRAIRRAWPGAHLAVLIKKELASYFDGARWLDEVIPYSVGRGLSGFFDRRRIVGEIRSRRFDLGVLFPNSFESALWIAMAGIRRRAGFVADARGAMLTLKAAPPPEAVTGHQANYWLAMVRATGICAADARADDLAIDVHGPHRERMREWLATSRRRPGRPVFAIAPAAAYGPAKEWPADSYGALIDLIARREDAEAVLVGASSERAKCEEVAAASKSGAMIAAGHTNVGELIALLSLCDGFIGNDSGCMHLAGALGIPTVAIFGSTNPSRTGPQGPKTRVIYRKLECSPCLARTCRFGHYNCLTQIEPAEIADAILALRAAG; translated from the coding sequence GTGGAATCGGAGAATATTCGGCGTCATGAGCCGCTTGATTCGCGCGCGCCGGCGCAATCGGCGCCCGCGCTCATGCTCGAGCCTGCGCCGGGCCGCATCCTGGTCAAGGAAGTCAACTGGCTGGGCGACCTGGTGATGAGCACGCCCGCGCTGCGGGCAATCCGCCGCGCGTGGCCGGGCGCGCATCTCGCAGTGCTGATCAAGAAGGAACTGGCAAGCTACTTTGACGGGGCCCGATGGCTCGACGAGGTGATCCCGTACTCGGTCGGGCGCGGTCTTTCCGGGTTTTTCGATCGCCGCAGAATTGTCGGAGAAATCCGCTCGCGGCGATTCGACCTGGGGGTGTTGTTTCCGAACAGTTTCGAGTCGGCGCTGTGGATCGCGATGGCCGGAATCCGTCGCCGCGCCGGATTTGTCGCCGATGCGCGCGGCGCGATGCTGACGCTGAAAGCGGCGCCGCCGCCCGAAGCGGTTACCGGCCACCAGGCGAATTATTGGCTCGCGATGGTGCGCGCGACGGGCATTTGCGCTGCCGACGCCCGCGCCGATGATCTCGCAATCGACGTCCACGGACCGCATCGCGAGCGGATGCGCGAATGGCTCGCGACCAGTCGCAGGCGCCCCGGCCGTCCGGTTTTTGCAATCGCTCCCGCGGCGGCCTACGGGCCGGCCAAGGAATGGCCCGCGGACAGTTACGGCGCGCTGATCGATTTGATCGCGCGGCGCGAGGACGCCGAAGCCGTGCTGGTTGGCGCGTCGTCGGAGCGCGCGAAGTGCGAAGAAGTTGCGGCGGCGAGCAAATCGGGCGCGATGATCGCGGCCGGGCACACCAACGTCGGCGAGCTGATCGCATTGTTGTCGCTGTGCGACGGGTTCATCGGCAACGATTCCGGCTGCATGCATCTGGCGGGAGCGCTGGGAATTCCGACCGTCGCGATTTTCGGATCGACCAATCCCAGCCGCACCGGGCCGCAGGGGCCGAAGACGCGCGTGATTTACCGCAAGCTTGAATGCAGTCCGTGCCTGGCGCGCACCTGCCGCTTCGGGCATTACAACTGCCTGACGCAAATCGAACCGGCGGAGATCGCCGACGCAATCCTCGCGCTGCGCGCGGCGGGTTGA